ataaataccACCAAAATTTGATAGACAACAAAGGTAGTTCttgaattacttttataaaactttcaaGATGGTTATTTTAGTGACTGTAGTAAATAAattggaatatatattatttatttataatggtcCTATTAATAGCACTTATACAAATGCACATATAACTGTGTTActgtattaataaaagttaattaagaATACTAAATTTCCCTTCAAATTTAtccaaaaataagttttattaaacaaaatgatatACTTACAGCTGGAATATTAAATAGGTTTGATGCAGTAAGATCAAAGAAACTGACTACTCCATTACCATAAGCTACTACTAAAAATGAACAGTCAGGGCTCCAAACTACTTTTCGCCATTGTGCATAGGCATCCCGGGAAACTACAAGatacaaaactttaaaaagaagactatattgttaaaattacccATAATACAGATACTTTTGTAAGCTGTGttgcaataatttttaatgaaatcattTCTTATGTATaacagacattttatttaaatatatgtgattttttttaaatttaatacctgtAGTTCTTGCTGCAATTGTAGCATATTCTGACCTCTTAGTTCTTATCTCTAATATACTATCTGTGAGAACTGCAATAACTTTTCCTTCATCTCCTAAAGCTATTTGCCATTTCTGCTGTCTTTCATTatgccttaaataaaaaaatacttgctgaaggttttattattgttttatatttgaattggtaatttaaaattttaaattaattttacttacgcAGTTACACTATCAATCAAACTTTTCTTTGGtccaaaaaatttaaaccatCGCCAAAGACTCGATATATTTTCCGGCAATAAATTATCAGGTTTTTGCTAAAAATTTATCAAacttattaaactattatttcattttaactaGAAGAATAAATATACATGCATATCGCATAGATTTTTACCAAATATTCTGGTTCTGGTTTCCATTCCGAAAACACATACAGCTCGTGCAAAATTGATTTGCTTTCAGTCATATTAAGCGAGTTATAAAATACTTGATTAAGaatgatttattacatttatattatgttgttttacTAGTGGCGTTATAGCTTAAATCTAATTCATCAAATTCATCAAAGTTCAATATGTTTTTGACAGTGTTATGTTGTAGTTTTTGGATAGGTTGGCATTATAAAACTGACATGAGtagtatgtttaaaaattttaagtattgattaattgaaattatataatttagacaaaaaataatacttttgtaaaggtaaattaaaaaaaatacaatttttttgaaatagttACACGTAATATTTACTTCTCGGTCTTTATATAACTTTAGTCACAATTAATGATAATCTAAAACTACAGAATTTCCCAACTGAAACTTAAATGTCAATTTATCATTCAACTGTCAACATAGTCGAGTCGTCAAAATCATCTGTTTTATGTCTAGTTTTAAATTGTAAGggtttttttattctttgtgttgttcatatttgttttgtttcaaatttaacGTGTATGTAAAGTTATATTCTTTATCGAAATGAATATTCTCAGAGATATTTATagaaaagtaagtaaaatgtaactaaaagcaaatttaaacttaaaaatctctattacatcaaaaattttaaatttacagagTTTACTTGAAAATGAGAAGAACATTCAGTTTTGGGAAGACTATTTACAGAATCTGAATAACCTAGATTTCACTGTATattgtgaaaaattaaaagtaccAATTTTAGTTCCTATAGGACACAAGATATTATTTCGAGGAGATCTGAAACACACCAATGAAGTAACTGTAGCACTCGGCGCTGACTACTTCACGAAATGTTCCATTAAACAGGCTGAGATTTTGAGACAACATAGAATTAAAGGTTACgttttaagcatttttatttagatgatctagaatattattttaagaattatttatttcaacagatGCAAAATCTAAACTTGAAGAGTACTATAAAGAAAAAGGATACCTTGAAAGGCAAGTCTCATTTGGTGAAGAAAATCTTTATGAGAATTCtggtcaaaatttaattgaggtATGCAGTGAGGAAGAGGACATGGCGTGGAGGAAACATCACAAAGAGAAAGTGAAACAATACAAACAGCGTAACAGCAAAACACACGAAGATTCAAATAATCAAATGACTGATGAGGAGCTGTGGTTAAGATTAGAAGAACTTGAACTTCAGGAAGAACTAGAAAATGAATTAGACCATACAACCAAACATGATAGTAGTATTGATGAAAGTGAAGAAAACAGTTATgattcttttattataaaagaagatGACATTAGTAATATTGAAACAGAGAAACAAGAACAACAAGAAGCGCATATTACTCATAATATTCCCAAACAGACGTCCAAAATAGATTTGTTAGAGCAAGTTATAGATAGACAAAAAATgttggaaattaaattaactgaaataaaaaataggcaACGGATTCAAAGTAAAAccgaaaatgatttattatctaGATTAGATGAAATAGAACAACTCGATGAGCTGGAAGATGAAATGGAGAGGTATATTGCTTTTAgtgaaattcaaataatatctaAGGATGAAACaagacaataatttaatttcctttttaGGTTGGATGATATTTTAGAAGAAAGCAGTGATGATGATAGTAAACATGGTGAGGAGTCAAACAGGATTAAAAAAAGCATTACATTTGCTGATGAAGAAGACAATGACACAATAGACATCAATTTTAAGCATTCTGACTTTGAATCATCTAAAGACTCCTATGATCCAAAGAAAGGTATCACAAAACCTAGCGATATATATGATGCCTTCCCAAATCTATTTACTAATGCAACAACATCAATTTTAAGGAAATCCAAATATGATAATGTTAATATCcaaaatgacaatttaatttgtactgAGATGCAAAATAAAACCCATtcagttaaaaaaattgaaaaaaagacAATTTGTATCAACGATGTTATAGAAAAAACTGATCAGAAACAAAATAAGGTAGATAGTGAAGACAGACCAAAAAGTCTTTTCAAAAAAAGAAGGCagcaacaaaaattataaatattttttgtttattaatactaCAGAacgtgaatatttttattaattaaatgttcattTTGGCTacagattgtttttattttttgtacataattaaagGTTTCTTCATAAtcgtttcatattaaaatatatattttgattatgaatcCCTATTTCCCTTTGTGTATGCTACTTAAGACCGATATTATCGATGTAATTCGCctttatttgaattttcttaTGTTGTGTAGAAGGTTCTTgcggaaattaataaatatatattatatatgattcttcaaataaatgtttttttgtgatTCATTAGTAGTTACAatgtaactaaaacaaaatcactatattt
The nucleotide sequence above comes from Vanessa tameamea isolate UH-Manoa-2023 chromosome 2, ilVanTame1 primary haplotype, whole genome shotgun sequence. Encoded proteins:
- the LOC113398229 gene encoding unconventional prefoldin RPB5 interactor, translating into MNILRDIYRKSLLENEKNIQFWEDYLQNLNNLDFTVYCEKLKVPILVPIGHKILFRGDLKHTNEVTVALGADYFTKCSIKQAEILRQHRIKDAKSKLEEYYKEKGYLERQVSFGEENLYENSGQNLIEVCSEEEDMAWRKHHKEKVKQYKQRNSKTHEDSNNQMTDEELWLRLEELELQEELENELDHTTKHDSSIDESEENSYDSFIIKEDDISNIETEKQEQQEAHITHNIPKQTSKIDLLEQVIDRQKMLEIKLTEIKNRQRIQSKTENDLLSRLDEIEQLDELEDEMERLDDILEESSDDDSKHGEESNRIKKSITFADEEDNDTIDINFKHSDFESSKDSYDPKKGITKPSDIYDAFPNLFTNATTSILRKSKYDNVNIQNDNLICTEMQNKTHSVKKIEKKTICINDVIEKTDQKQNKVDSEDRPKSLFKKRRQQQKL